AACAGTGTTGTTgagtttgaataaattaatgaagGGGTGTTGATGGATGGTGGATGTATGGGGAAGCTGGTGAGGTACCTCGAACTTAAATGAAGAAGGAACGTGCATGGCCGCAATTCATAAGGAATCTTTTGATCATGGTTGGATCAAGAAGCCGGCCACAGTTGAGGAGGCCTACTTGGATTATTGTTCTGCTTTCCatagtgtgtgtgtttctgatTGCTGCCTATGTTTACCCCCCGCCTAGCCCTTCTTCGTGCTCCGTCTTTTCCTCCCATGGTTGCGGTAGTAGTGCTTTTGAACTGCCTCCAGCTGCTCATACCCGCGAATTGACTGATGCGGAGGTTCAGTCTCGGGTTGTCATTAATGAGATCCTGAACTATTATCCTGTGCAAACCAAGAAACCTAAAgttgcttttttgtttttgactcCGGGCTCGTTGCCTTTCGAGAAGCTCTGGCACATGTTCTTTCAGGTATGGCATTCCTATTCTATAGAACCTTGCTCTTCTGCCTTCTTTTTTAAGTAATATGGATGCTGTATTTAGacagtttatcaattatttttctcatattctttgtaattttattcTACTACTTGTAGCTTTGGGTTCTTCACCATAGGCATCTGCAGATATAGCCACAGTAGTATTTTGATAGGCACTAGTTTGAGAATGGGACCATAACTAATTTACAGAACAGAAGAATATATTATAGGTCCTGCTCTGTCTTTCTGTTGCTATGTTGAAGCTATGAATACAAATGAGACGAGCACCTTTTACATATAAGAGATGTCTTGGTGGGCAAGACTAATTTCCTTGGTACAAACCAGACAATTTATGATCCCTATTTGGTGGACTGGTTTATTTTAAACAGATAATCTGCTGGCAATTTGTGTTCAAGTTGTGGAGATGAATGGTGGATGGAATCTGGATTTATTTCCTACTATCCATGGTAGAAATTCATTTGGATTACAATGGAAAAACCACTATAAGGGAATGAACAATTTCTGTTGATAAATAACTTTTGTTGGAGATAACTGTCAAACCATTTGTTTGATATTTGATAAGCATTGAAAAAGTCAGCAACATTGCATTTCACTTCTCATTTTAGTTATGAATCTTAATGTTTTGTGaaattttcagtttttgtgTGTTAGATATCTTTGCATTTCGCACTAGTTGTTTGTGATTGAACTGTGTCATAACTGTGGACTAAGAAAATCTTGTATTTGGTTGGTTTTATAGAATAGCTTAAAATTATAGCTTTGTTGGGTATGTATGGACTATTTCATTGAGTAAGCTTGgtgtttaaagtttaaactctTATAGAGCTAGACCAGAAGCTAGGTATTAACAGCAAAACAAATATAGGAAGTTATTGAGTAATCTCCTCCAAGTCCAACTCTATATCAATGGATATCCAACCAGAAATTAGGTATGCATGCTTTGATGTACCTCTCAGAGTCAGAGCGATCCTTCTATTTTCTCAAGTCTTGTGCTTGGCCTCCTTCCAGATGATTACACTTTCTCCTCCCTTCTCAAGGCCTGTGCAAGGGTAAAGGCACTTCAGGAAGGTAAAAAAACTACATTGCCTTGCTGTTAAATTGGGGTTAGTGATAACATGTATGTGTGTTCAATACTCATAAACACATACTCTGCTTGCAATGACATGGCTACTGCTAGAATGGTCTTTGACAAGATTGATGATCATGTTGTGTCGTGTATAATGCAATCATCTTGAGCTATTTTCAGAATAGCTAGCCCATTGAGGCCTTGGCTTTGTTCAGACAATTGCAGGAGAGTGGCCTCAAGCCAACCAATGCCACCATGCTTGTTGCACTTCTGTCGTGTGCTTTGCTAGGGTCATTGGACTTAGGGATGTGGATCCATGAGCATGTCAGGAAGAATGGGTATGATCAGTATGTTAAGGAAAATACTGCACGTATAGATATGCATGCTTAATGTGGGAGTTTGGATGATGTGGTTTCTGTGTTCAGGGACATGCTTAGGAGACACAGGCATGGTCAGCAGTGATTGTTGCTTATGCAACACATGGGCATGACTTCCAAGCCATATCAATGCTGgaagaaatgaagaaggaaaaagtgCAGCGTGATGAGATAACTATTTTAGGTATATTGTACTGCATGCCCTCTATTGTGCTGAACAACGAAGTTCCTCACTCTATTGTTTCCTAAGCAACAATTGTATTCTCTTCCTCTCCGGGTCTCTGGTTGCACATGTTTTGTTCATGATCTCACGTTTGGCAAAGACAGTTTAGTTGCAAAATCTCCCAAATTCTTATTCCTTGGTTATTCCCACTCACAAAAAGGTTATTGGGCTTTATTCTTATGATCTCTAGCACTATTTTGTCTCAATTGGTGCCACTTTCTTCAAGACCTGCCCTTTCCTTTCTTCTGCTAATTGTCTACCAATTGAATCCTTCCTTTAGAACTCATCTTTGTCACCAGTCACCACCAATTGCTCTTGCACCTATCACTATCCCTCCATACCCACTTAAGGTTCAGCCTTTCATGCCCACTTCTGATTCCCCCCACCCTTCCTGACCAAACAGAGATTGATTGTCACTTCTTTCGGCAAAAAGTCCTCACAGAAAAACTATGATTAACTTCGTCAGTTCCATAGATTAGCTTACTGACCTCAAATCCCCCAACgtgaatatatttataattataacaagCTTGGTGCATATGATTTGTATAATCCAGAGAGGCAGTGTTAGATGTAGCACATTTAACACATGTTGCGCAtacttaagttagttttagcaTATGTCCATATTAagatttgattaaataatattactatACCCCACTCGTGAATATAAATATAGTGGTTTGTGGTCTACATTTGACACACAATTAGCAAACCTATTAGTATTGAATGTATGAAGAAAACTCTGGGAGGCTTAGGCCTTAGGGGCAGAGTAGTAGCTTCTAGCATCTCTgagtttctattttattttccatgtACTTTTGCTATTTTTTCCCTATCTTTTTGTAATAGAAATTTGAGCATTGTTCTATACCTGTTCCCATAAGGCCAGACCGCAAGAATACCaggatatattaataaaatatcaatttcaatGCTTGTCATTCTGGAATCTGGATATAAATACCAAGTgcaattccttttcttttgaaTGTGATGTAGATATGCTGCTTCCTTTATATTTGAATTGTACTTGTTACCAAATGCAGGGTCATGAGGGAAAATTCTCTGTTTATGTACATTCATCAAAGGAAAAACCAATACATGTCAGCCCCTTCTTTGTTGGCCGAGACATTCACAGTGAACCGGTATGGTGTATAGCATTGAATATATGATTTACAGGCACTTTTATATGACAGTTTCAAGTTCCAACATAAGCTAAGGATGATAAAAAATGTGGATCATATATAGAATTTAATGTATACTTTTAATAACATAACTTAACAATTGATCGAAATTTGAGGACATTATCACACAAATCTCTCATAGTCTCTTTATTTTGTTGCTCTCTGTTTTCATACGATCATATTTACTCCGTTTTTTCTATTAGCTGTACCAAAGCTGCCCCTTTGTCTCTCAACTAAGCCTGGAGAGTTCATGTGGGACATGTATTTTTTGTATATACACAAAAGAATATAGTGGTTCTCCTAATAAACAGTACATGAATTTCCCTCTTAAGAGGATAGCATGAGAGTCTCTTTCTAATTGGAGCCAGAACTATAAGGACACTGAACATCAgagaaaataaacagaaaaaactTTCTTCTATTCTTATGATTACCTGGTACTCAACATGCATCCAATTTTCATAAGGTCTTTCCATCTGTTTCTTTGTGCCAACTGGTTTTCAATTTCTTTCAGGTAGGCTGGGGAAAAATTTCTATGGTTGAGGCAGAAAGGAGACTTTTGGCACATGCACTTTTAGACCCTGATAACCAACATTTTGTCTTATTGTCTGAAAGGTACTTTTGTTTTCTAGTTCTTTTTCGCTGTTAAGTCATGATTTGTGGGATTTAATCTAATCAACTGCAATTCATTTTTGCTTCAGTTGTATACCTGTGCGCCGCTTTGAATTTGTGTACAACTACTTATTATTAACAAATGTCAGCTTTATTGACaggtaataaaatataaaacaattttcttcAAATTAGTTTATGAAACTCTTAACTTATTCCTTTCATCAAAGATTCTACCCTGCTGAATTTTTGGATGGTAATATGGATTAATCTTTCTCTACTCCCCCCCTCCTCCCTTTTTGGATAAAGCTATGTGGATCCTGGTCCTCATGGAAATGGCAGGTATATAGAACATATGCTGCCTGAAGTAGAAAAGAAGGATTTCCGAAAGGGTTCACAGGTATAATTTCTACGGATGTTGATATCTGCCTGTACTAGAAAATTTTAGCATCTATTCAATTGCAGTGTTTCATTGAGGTCACTCTTCTCTTCTGCTATCCCTTTCACTTAGCATTGCATGGCTAATCTGGTTTGCAAGAAGCCAACTGCCTACTTTTATGACTTGTTTCTCCCATCATTGTTTTCTATATACCCTGATTTGTATTTACATCTACAGATTGTAGAAACAATGGGAACATCATTGGTTTCagttataaagtattttttcctctttataATATGATTGATGTCACTGAGGAATTCATTTATGTCCCATTTTGCTGTCCTTTCCTTTATCAGGCAATCCTTCATGATGTGCactatgaaaaaaagaaaaacaatagctTGTTTTTTTCACTGTTTCATAAATTCTACGTGATATATTacctatttataatttaatgccTAAGAGTTGTTGTTGGACAATATAACTGTCTTCCAGTCATTTTAAGTTGTCAAATTTCATTCTTAGTTTGTGAAACTTACACCTGGCAGAAGTTTTTGACTTCAGAGTGTACTTTCTTTTGGTTATTCATGTCTCCTCTAAAATGCATAACCATTCATCATAGTCAAAATTTGCAAGAAAATTGGGTTTTATATTACAAATAAAGAATTGTAAGGAACCATTGAAAACTTTTCTGCCATGCAGCTGATTTGGATCTTGTGGTTTCTCATGCAGTGGTTCTCAATGAAACGGCAGCATGCTATTATAGTTATGGCAGATAGTCTCTATTTTACAAAATTCAAGCACCATTGCAGggtactatgttgttaagaaccACTTGTTTATTTGTATGCTGACTGGATGAATTGTTTGATTGGTATTATTCCTATGATCTTATCATCTTTGTTAAGAATGGTAGTGTAGGTAAATGCATATATGATTTCTGAACTACAATAGCCCAgttatattcaaatatttttgtccactgtcttttagaaatcaaattttttaacttactaAGAAATCCCCTTGATTAGCATTTTACTGCAGGATATAATAAGTTTCTAAATTGTAATTAGCTTACGCATGATTAAGTTTGCCGGAAGATTATAAAGATTTCCTGGACATAATTATCAGTAGCTTTTTGATATCTAATACCCagcaataaaatatattggttCTTCGTTCTTCTGCTTTTTAGTTATTCCTCatgtgtaaatatatttcttcatTTGCTATTAAGAAATGCATATGCTAAAAGTATGACGTcactgataattttttattcagatATAAGTAGTGTGCTTGCTTGCAGCATGCATGAGTTTTTATGATTTTCTGAAAGTAAATGTGCTTCTCTTGATAATTTGACTGACAGTCGgacagttaattttattttgtttatgctGATGAGCAAAGTCACTGTAGCATTActtcaacaattattttttactttcattctTTCACGAGTTAGTATTTATACTGTTTCCTGTTTATGCTATTTTTGGAAATTGTTGGAAGGATATATAAAGATAGATTCACTAACAAAATACTGTTCATGCTTTTAACTTCCAGCCAAATATGGAGGGAAACCGCAACTGCTATGCTGATGAGCATTATCTGCCAACCTTCTTTACTGTCAGTGCACCAATCTGTTCTCTTTTAAATTGCAATGATAGGCATCTATCTCACTCGCAGCTAACTCATTTGGTGTGTATTTAGATGCTTGATCCTGGTGGAATCGCAAATTGGTCGATAACATATGTTGATTGGTCTGAAGGAAAATGGCATCCAAGGTCATTCAGAGCTCGGGATATTACATATCAAGTCATGAAAAACATAGCAGTATGTGGCAAATTTTACTCATTCCCTTCagatgtgtgtttttttttttttgctcatgttgaatcttcaaaccatttttttttcatgtttcccATGAGTGGCATGGTGTTAAAACTGGACAAAACTTATGTGCAGTCTTTTTATGCGTTTTGGGTATTGCTGTCTAGGATTTCAATTATGTGTAATAATGGTTAGAACAGGTTATTGAGGCGAAACTTAGATTATGATTGAAGAATAACACTGAAAGTACTTAAGGAATTGTACCTAAGTTTCATCTTAATGAATTATACTTGAAGCCTATTTGTGACCTGCTCAGTAAGAAGTTCCAAGTTTATTATTGCATACCGTGCCACCCATACCAGCCATTGCCTACCACCTAGAAGATTTTATCTTCTTAATCAGTTATTTTGCCTCTTTcgcatttttgttattttacttttaaccaTACTAATTTTGCCTTAAAAATTTCCCCATGAACCCTAATAACTTGGAAAATGTTTGGACATCGGTAGAGGTATTTGCACCGGTGAGAGAAAGAAATAGAAGAGAGAAGTGATAAATGTGATGAGTGATATGATTTGATAAGGAGAGAAATGAGGTAGAGGTGGCAATGAGGCGGGTGTAGGTAGTAGTCCCTCATCACCTGCCGGTATTCATACAGGTATCTGTTAAGCGGGTATAtgtgaatatttgttaaaatataacattttaaagaattaaaaataaaataatattaaaaataaacaattttgaaacatatatttataataatcccGTAGAGGATTTTACATGCGAATTTCAgtgaatactttttttttgtcatctcTGATGAGAGGTGTCAATTTGGTGTTTAGACTGGTGTCCAAAAAATGCAACTTTAATAACTTTGAAGAATTATGGAGTAtagaaaataaggaaaataaaatagaaaatttactTAAGTGAATTATTTTTTCCAGAATTTCACTTGTGTTAAAAAGTAGattgtatttaattatatgatggACTCAACATAATTTTCTAGGAGTCTTGTGATGGAAGCTGAGTGACTGGGCTGATAGTTTTAGTTATAGGAGAATCTCCTCAACAGTGAGGATTTGAGTGTATTCGAGATGAACTTGTTACTTGTAATTTCATTGATCTGAATGAACTTGCTTTCTATTTCCCTCATGACCCTtgtctatttttcttctttctattttttatttgcacACCTAGTTACTTCCATGTCTCTTGTTGCTTCATGGTTCTAAAACAGCATTTATCCTGAATTCTGCTTAATGACGTGATTTCATTCGCTGCAGTACATTGACGAAAGTCCACATT
The genomic region above belongs to Glycine max cultivar Williams 82 chromosome 14, Glycine_max_v4.0, whole genome shotgun sequence and contains:
- the LOC100788165 gene encoding glycosyltransferase BC10; this encodes MKKERAWPQFIRNLLIMVGSRSRPQLRRPTWIIVLLSIVCVFLIAAYVYPPPSPSSCSVFSSHGCGSSAFELPPAAHTRELTDAEVQSRVVINEILNYYPVQTKKPKVAFLFLTPGSLPFEKLWHMFFQGHEGKFSVYVHSSKEKPIHVSPFFVGRDIHSEPVGWGKISMVEAERRLLAHALLDPDNQHFVLLSESCIPVRRFEFVYNYLLLTNVSFIDSYVDPGPHGNGRYIEHMLPEVEKKDFRKGSQWFSMKRQHAIIVMADSLYFTKFKHHCRPNMEGNRNCYADEHYLPTFFTMLDPGGIANWSITYVDWSEGKWHPRSFRARDITYQVMKNIAYIDESPHFTSDAKRTVVITPCVLNGSKRSCYLFARKFFPEAQDKLIQLYSNSTIF